ATGAGCATTGGCGATATCGACACCTTGGGCGTTTTCGACTCCAGCGACACCAGCCTTTCCTTCATGGCGGTCATGGATCAGGTGAGCCGCGCGGGCGGGCGGCGGGAAGTGGATAAGCAGGTCGTGGTTTCCAGTTACCTGCTGGCCCGGGGCAAGCTGATCATCGTCAACCAGTATCAGATTCTCGACCCGGCCAAAAACATGGCCGAGCAACTGGGCGCGGCCAAAGTCCATGCCCGGAAAATCCTGGCGGAGCTGGACATCAAACAGGGCGTGCCCTGGATATCCTATCTGGACTCTTTTCTGGTCAAGGTTCTGCTGGCCGCGCTGGTGGGCGGTCTGGTCGGCGGCCTGATCGGCTGGGTGGTCAAGAGCAGAAAGAAGAAGGCGGCCGCCTGAGGCTACCGCTCCGATGCGAAAGGGGCGGCTTGGGGCCGTCCCTTTCCGCGTTCAATGCATCAGTTGCCGGAATAGAGGATCAGGGCGACCATTTCCAGATCGTCCGGGCCGTTGTTGTACAGGGCATGCTCCTCGCCGTGGCGGCATACGGTTACGTCCCCGGTCTTGACCGTGGTTTCGCGGCCGTTGTCGTCATACAGGCCTTCGCCCTTGAGGATGAAAAAAACTTCAAAGTCGCCGTTGTGGCGGTGTTTGCCCACGGCGTCGCCGGGACGGAGCAGCACGTGATTGTACAGGCGCCCCCTGCCCTCGAATTCATCCTCGTTCAGAAGCTTGGTGAAATGGGCCATCCCCGGTCCGCCGAACATGGTTTTCTCCAGTTTTTCCCGTTCATGGGCGCGACGGATCATACCCCCTCCCTTGTTGTGTGTGTATGAGGACGCCTACGCGGTTTGCGGCGCGTCCTTTGCCCCTGTCGCCTCCGTATTTTCCGCCGCGCTGTCGGCCCGCTTTGCGGACCGGATCTGCGGCGGCCGGTGCAGGCGTCGGCGCGCGGGACGCCCGGCGCGAGCGCGGGACGGAGCCTGCGGGCTTTTGACGCGCGGCGGCATGTCCTTGATGTGGACGTCCAACTGCGGGAAGGCCACTTCAATGTGGTGTTCGCGAAACTGCTTTTCAATGGCCAGGCGGATGTCCGAGGCGGTGGACACGCCCACGTCATAGTCCTTGACCCAGAAACGCAGCAGGAAATCCAGGGTACTGGCGCCGAAATCGTTGAAAGTGACCGTGGGCGTGGGATACTTGAGCACGTTTTCGTGCCCGTTGGCCACGGCCAGCAGCAGCTTCATCACCAGGGCCGTGTCCGAACCGTAGGCCACGCCCAGCTTGATCTCGCGCCGCACGGTGCGGCTGTTGCGGGTCCAGTTGATCAGGCGGCTGGCCACGAATTCGGAGTTTGGCACGTAGATGAGCGCGTTGTCGTAGGTTTCCACCATGGTGGCGCGGACGCTGATCTTGCGCACCCGGCCCGTGGTGCCGCCCACTTCCACCACGTCCCCGGCCTGGAGCGTGCGGCTGAAGATCAGGATCAGACCGGAGAGAAAGTTGTTCACAATGGTCTGCATGCCGAAGCCGATGCCCACGGAAAGACCGCCGGCCACCATGGCCAGGTTG
Above is a window of Desulfovibrio porci DNA encoding:
- a CDS encoding cupin domain-containing protein, which codes for MIRRAHEREKLEKTMFGGPGMAHFTKLLNEDEFEGRGRLYNHVLLRPGDAVGKHRHNGDFEVFFILKGEGLYDDNGRETTVKTGDVTVCRHGEEHALYNNGPDDLEMVALILYSGN